In Brassica napus cultivar Da-Ae chromosome A3, Da-Ae, whole genome shotgun sequence, the sequence CAGCAGCGAATCCAGTCGGGAAGATTTCTCCACTGGAGAAAACATAAACCATCAAAACTGAGTAAGCTCGgaagtttaattaaaaataaaataaaataaaaagactcatgaggaggaggaagaagctaATCAAGATTGAGATAACCTTTGATCGTAGATATTGTAACGAGCATTGGTGTAGTCAGAGAAGCATGTACGTAGGTTAAGACGAGAAGCGAGCTCCCAAACAGGGTTAGACTCTTTACCACCGACGCCGGCAATCCAGCCGGCACCGAGCTCCACCGACACGTCACCGAAACTCTGCTTTTGTATTCTCCCTCCTATCCGTTCGGTCGCCTCGAGGATCAACACGTCTTCTACTCCCTTCTCGGCCAGCTCCTTAGCCGCCGTGATTCCTGGATAAAAAAcggtttaaaaaaattcaagccATGGATAATTACAAGAGCAACAAAGTATGAATGAGTAAGGGTTGATTCTAACCGGAGATTCCGGCGCCGATGATAATTACGGAGGAGGTCGTCATGGTGAGGTTGAAGGAAGAAGAGGTGTTTTGTTTGTTGAGAGAGGAGAGGAGATAGGTTGTTGTTACGTTTTCGTTTTGTTTTGGCCTCTGTAAGTATTTATAGAGGCAGGAGGAATTATATACTTGGACAACAACTCGAACTCCAAATTAAATAAAGAGTGGAACGCGTGTGTTGGACGCGCTTGAGGACACGGTGTCGAGCTAGTTGCCATGATTGGTAGTATCATCCTCCCGGGTCGGGTTTAAATGGGCTGCAACCTCAATTGAGTTTTCAGGTGTATCTTATTAGGCCTGCTCTACATATACTAAAGGCCCACTacttagtgttattttaaaattaaaaaaaaaaaattgccaaCAAATCAAAATACATTGGTTATGAAGATTCCAGGCTCCGGCACGTAATCCCATTCCCAACATATTatgcatattttaaaaatcaatcaCGTTTATGTTGTTGCAAAGAAAAGGGAAAGCTCTAAGAAACACGGTTGTCTAACTCATCAAAGCTTTACTTGCTTGCATTATTTGTGAGAACCAAACTTATTTTTCATGTGTTGTTTGCTATTATGAAGGTTGCCTCTTAACTCAAATCATAAAATACCAATTTAGACggtaaaattttatatagaacCTTCATAATAGCAAACAAGACATggaatggttttttttttaacaattgtGTAAtggtttatgtataaatattctTTTCCCTGTTTTGATGTCTAAGGACTTTAACAAGAGGGGGAACATTATCTTTTTACCATTGGTCTAAGCGAATCTCagtaaatccaaaaatataatctaaggACCACGTCTGTTCGTGGAAGTGTTTCCACGTTTGGATCATAACAGAAGTCGACAAATGAAGTTTCTGAGATCTAAAATAGAAAGAGATAAAGGATTCCAAGATATTTTGCGCATATGCACGTGACTCAGTGACAGAGTTGCAGCACGTGACATGTTAAGACTTATCCAAAACAAAGTTGCAACAAGGTTTTTCTTTTTAGGAATTTAGGAGAGAAACGCTGCAACAAAAGGAGATGAAACAGAACAAACTTCACTCGACCTACGGACAAGCATCTCTCACCAGGCTCATTCTGGCTTCCGGGCCAAGAAGAAATACATTGGCGTGAATATCTCTCTCCTGTTATAACACACACATAGATTTAGCATTTTCACCTCAGGAAAACAGATCTAGTTTTTAAATCTTGAAGGGGAATGATATATAAGTTGGGATTCTCTCACCTTCCACCGTCGACTAATCCTTCTGCTGCCTTCTCCAGAAAATTTGATACCCTTTGGCTTCCTTTAGGTGCCAGTCTTATGTACTCAAGGAGCTTCACCTATAAACAACAATGACAAGTTGGGATATATGAACAACTAACAGTATTAGCTGGTGAGATATGGCAGTTGAGTCAGAGCAAGTTCTTTCTTCTTACCATGTTTTTGGTTATGAATCGTCCAACAGCTGTTAGGCGGAAGCTACTGAGCGAGAAGTGATTTTTGTCCAGAGGTAAGTACCATGGGACTGGCGAGTCCTTGGCCAGATCCTTTTCCCATATTACCTTTACAACAACGCAGAAGATAATAGTATCTTTAGATGTTGAACTGTTTGACTTAGGAAATAGAGAGGATCTGTAGTTAGATGATACTTACTTCAAAACCGGCCTGCTTCAGAGCTTCGAGGCATTTTGAAGTCAGCCTGATGTCAGGGAGACCATCTCCAATCTCTATCTCTGCCTGCACAATGCACTCTTTGCTTTATTCATGTCGAGAATAGATCACACATAATATGTATGGATAGATGCAAGAGACCACACTAAACCTTTATCTTCTGATGTTGGGCGTTGTCAGGGTCAAATGCATCAGTCATGCACCACTCATAGGCAGCAAAACATTGCCCCGGCTTTAGCACTCTGTAGATCTCTTTGTAGCATCCATACTGTTGTTGAGATCATAATGACGAATTATGAATGCAgggaagaaaacaaacaaatagatGTTTATAATTTGACTTACTGCATCAGGTGCGTGACAGGTTGCCTCTATAGCATAAACAGCATCAAAAGTGTTTTCAGGGAATGGCATCTTCATGAAGTCAGCCTGGAAGATTAACAAAGCAAGACCCTCATCACGTTGCCAGTTACAAAGTATTTTCCTGTCAAACAGAGGAATTACAACTTATGTAGTAAATACAAGAACCTTGAAATCAACTGACCTTGACAAAGTTGCATGTCTTGTCGACACCTGCAAGTCGGTTTAGTTCCTGCGAGGAAAAGGAATGCCAATGTGAATTATATAACAGGCACTAATGAAAAAGACCAGATATTAAATGATGGAAAGTAGAGTCACATAGTCCACATTCTTGAattaatcaaaaacaaattcaaagaaAGGAAATAACACTTCCAAGCATTTCCAGGAAAAGGAATGCATTATCTAACACAAATATAGATATGTTACCTTGCCTCTGGTGATCTGGTATTCATTATTGTTGATCCCGGTAACAGATGAATTGCTGTAAGAGAGCAAACACAAACagaatttatattattgaaatacTTTCCTAACCATGACATGTACTCTAAATCTAGTGTAGAGGATGAAAATAATAATGTGTGATCATTTTACCTGAATCGTGCAATTTCTCTCAGTGGTCCACCAATTCCGCATCCTACATCCAGTACCTGTTGAGAAATATAAAGGGAGGAAATGAGCAACTGATGGTGAAGGTTCCACTTTTCGAGCGCTCAGCTAAAGTTATCAAACCTTTTGGCCAGGTTTAACGCCAAGCTGAAGAGCAAGAAAGTGCTCGTGACGTTTGATACTCTCTCGAAGTGATTCTCCATTCCATCTGCAAACccacaaaaaaaactcatgctAATTAAATATAACTAAGACACAAGTATCG encodes:
- the LOC106440921 gene encoding cycloartenol-C-24-methyltransferase — protein: MSKSGAMDLASNLGGKIDKSDVLTAVEKYEQYHEFHGGDEEERKANYTDMVNKYYDLATSFYEYGWGESFHFAHRWNGESLRESIKRHEHFLALQLGVKPGQKVLDVGCGIGGPLREIARFSNSSVTGINNNEYQITRGKELNRLAGVDKTCNFVKADFMKMPFPENTFDAVYAIEATCHAPDAYGCYKEIYRVLKPGQCFAAYEWCMTDAFDPDNAQHQKIKAEIEIGDGLPDIRLTSKCLEALKQAGFEVIWEKDLAKDSPVPWYLPLDKNHFSLSSFRLTAVGRFITKNMVKLLEYIRLAPKGSQRVSNFLEKAAEGLVDGGRREIFTPMYFFLARKPE